In Pedobacter sp. SL55, the following proteins share a genomic window:
- the sucC gene encoding ADP-forming succinate--CoA ligase subunit beta, translating to MNIHEYQGKQILKSFGVAIQEGIVADTVDQAVEAAKQMKTDFNSDWVVIKAQIHAGGRGKGGGVKLAKNLDEVKQRATDILGMQLVTPQTGAEGKKVNKILVAQDVYYPGPTETKEFYVSVLLDRAAGKNIIMYSTEGGMDIEEVAEHTPHLIFKETIDPKVGLQGFQARKIAFNLGLSGAAHKEMVKFVSALYKAYDSTDSSMFEINPVLKTSDDKIIAVDAKVDLDENALYRHPDYAAMRDKLEEDPTDVEASESNLNYVKLDGNVGCMVNGAGLAMATMDIIKLAGGEPANFLDVGGTANATTVKAGFNIILKDPNVKAILINIFGGIVRCDRVAQGVIDAYQEIGDIRVPIIVRLQGTNAEEAKKLIDESGLKVYSAILLKEAADLVEEVLAK from the coding sequence ATGAATATCCACGAATATCAAGGTAAACAAATTCTAAAGAGTTTTGGCGTTGCTATACAAGAAGGCATTGTTGCAGATACAGTTGACCAAGCTGTTGAGGCCGCTAAACAAATGAAAACTGACTTTAACTCTGACTGGGTTGTGATTAAAGCGCAAATCCACGCTGGAGGTAGAGGTAAAGGTGGCGGCGTTAAGTTGGCCAAAAATTTGGATGAGGTAAAGCAAAGAGCTACCGATATTTTGGGAATGCAGTTGGTTACGCCACAAACTGGTGCTGAGGGCAAAAAAGTAAACAAAATCTTGGTTGCTCAGGATGTTTACTATCCAGGCCCAACAGAAACTAAAGAGTTTTACGTGAGTGTACTTTTAGACCGTGCTGCTGGCAAAAACATTATCATGTACAGTACCGAAGGCGGTATGGATATTGAAGAAGTTGCAGAACACACACCACACCTGATTTTTAAAGAAACCATTGATCCTAAAGTAGGTTTACAAGGTTTCCAAGCCCGTAAAATTGCTTTTAACTTAGGTTTAAGTGGTGCTGCACACAAAGAAATGGTAAAGTTTGTTTCTGCTTTGTATAAAGCTTACGACTCTACAGACTCGTCAATGTTTGAAATTAACCCAGTATTAAAAACTAGCGATGATAAAATTATTGCGGTTGATGCTAAGGTTGATTTAGATGAAAACGCATTGTATCGTCATCCAGATTATGCAGCAATGCGTGATAAATTAGAAGAAGACCCAACAGATGTTGAAGCTAGCGAAAGCAACCTTAACTATGTTAAATTAGATGGTAACGTTGGTTGTATGGTTAACGGTGCTGGTTTGGCAATGGCTACAATGGATATTATTAAGCTTGCTGGTGGCGAGCCTGCTAACTTCTTAGACGTAGGCGGAACTGCTAACGCTACTACAGTGAAAGCTGGTTTCAATATCATCTTGAAAGACCCTAATGTTAAGGCAATTTTGATTAACATTTTTGGTGGTATTGTACGCTGCGACAGAGTTGCACAAGGTGTAATTGATGCTTACCAAGAAATTGGCGACATTAGAGTGCCAATCATTGTTCGTTTACAAGGAACTAACGCTGAAGAAGCTAAAAAACTAATTGACGAATCTGGCCTAAAAGTTTACTCAGCAATTTTATTAAAAGAAGCTGCAGATTTAGTAGAAGAAGTGCTAGCTAAGTAG
- a CDS encoding phosphodiester glycosidase family protein, whose protein sequence is MQKLKIGLAAALMAFALGSCKTYQQGYGKNNSEVDLLEKADWKIDTLRKDVIWYQYSSTTNPEFAYQNVNVVSFNPKAKLGNAVLAYEKEKDSLSVFASKIPGALAGINATYFIEKKDSADYMHLRLKGKDLQQVKVPKSSIYWWKHQGMMTFNNEGTQFDIQFSPENFASVKSENIITGAPMLIADYKPVGLSFADTSGLKLDLKKLHYEHYLKHQGVRHPRTAVAVTKTGKLLLITVDGRNAAAKGMSAKELTQFLVRYFNPKSAMNIDGGGSTMMWIKGQVPNGIVNYPTDNKKFDHYGQRQVETALFIK, encoded by the coding sequence ATGCAAAAATTAAAAATTGGCTTAGCCGCTGCGCTAATGGCTTTTGCGCTAGGTTCATGTAAAACTTATCAGCAAGGTTATGGTAAAAATAATTCTGAAGTAGATTTGTTAGAAAAAGCAGATTGGAAGATAGATACATTGAGAAAAGACGTAATTTGGTACCAGTATTCTTCTACAACTAATCCAGAATTTGCCTACCAAAATGTGAATGTGGTTAGTTTTAATCCAAAAGCCAAACTTGGTAATGCAGTGTTAGCTTACGAAAAAGAGAAAGATTCGCTTTCGGTTTTTGCTAGTAAAATTCCTGGTGCACTTGCTGGCATAAACGCCACTTATTTTATAGAGAAGAAAGACTCGGCAGATTATATGCACTTGCGTTTAAAAGGAAAAGATTTACAGCAGGTTAAAGTGCCAAAATCTAGTATCTATTGGTGGAAACATCAAGGCATGATGACTTTTAACAACGAAGGAACGCAATTTGATATCCAATTCTCTCCAGAAAATTTTGCTTCGGTAAAGTCAGAAAACATTATTACCGGTGCACCAATGCTAATTGCTGATTACAAACCCGTAGGTTTAAGCTTTGCCGATACCAGCGGCTTAAAATTAGATCTTAAAAAACTGCATTACGAGCATTACTTGAAGCACCAAGGCGTTCGCCATCCGCGTACAGCTGTTGCGGTTACCAAAACAGGGAAGTTGCTCTTAATTACCGTTGATGGTAGAAATGCAGCAGCCAAAGGGATGTCGGCCAAAGAGCTAACGCAGTTCTTGGTGCGCTATTTCAATCCAAAATCGGCCATGAACATTGATGGCGGCGGCTCTACCATGATGTGGATTAAAGGACAAGTGCCCAACGGGATTGTAAACTATCCAACAGATAACAAAAAGTTTGATCACTACGGACAGCGCCAAGTAGAAACAGCCTTGTTTATTAAGTAG
- a CDS encoding CDGSH iron-sulfur domain-containing protein, giving the protein MSKTKLTINNNGSVKIEGDFEIVDRNGNVYGLQGREVLSICRCGLSKNKPFCDGSHNGHFEHEAIAFDLPPKKV; this is encoded by the coding sequence ATGTCTAAAACAAAACTTACCATTAACAATAACGGTTCGGTTAAAATAGAGGGAGATTTCGAAATTGTAGATAGAAACGGGAACGTTTATGGTTTACAAGGAAGAGAAGTTCTTTCGATTTGCCGCTGTGGCCTTTCTAAAAACAAACCTTTTTGCGATGGCTCGCACAATGGCCATTTTGAACATGAGGCAATTGCCTTTGATTTGCCTCCTAAAAAAGTTTAA
- a CDS encoding Gfo/Idh/MocA family protein, which translates to MNRRNLLKTLSITLGSSMITAKVIGQLADDKFVFDIGTAKKYEPIEKAITVVTIGGGNRGTVYGTYAANNPDEMKIIGVAEPDQYRNEKYATQHKIEPQNRFNTWEEVFERPKFADAVIISTPDNLHFAPCMKALEMGYDVLLEKPIAPTEKECRAILAMAKKTGRIVAVCHVLRYAPYFVKMRELITKGAIGEVVSVQHLEPIEHLHMAHSYVRGNWHNSKTTTPIILAKSCHDLDIVRWVIDKPSQRIVAMGNLKWFCSENAPKGSTARCTDGCAVEKECPYSAIRHYHDERKRLSYLDIPLKNISKEEQGKLILDKLKTSNYGRCVYKMDNDQPDHYVTSIQFADGVTASLSMEAFTSYAGRRTRVMGAMGDLVGDMDELVYTDFKTGKKTTFVPKAVDVEGYKNAGHGGGDMLMVKDFVQAVATQNPSLLSSDISVSIESHVMGFMAEKSRKSNKVVDIKL; encoded by the coding sequence ATGAACAGAAGAAATTTATTAAAGACTTTAAGCATCACTTTAGGGTCTAGCATGATTACTGCCAAGGTAATAGGTCAATTAGCAGACGACAAATTTGTGTTTGATATTGGCACTGCCAAGAAATACGAGCCTATTGAGAAAGCCATAACGGTGGTTACTATTGGTGGCGGAAACCGCGGTACTGTATATGGTACTTACGCTGCAAATAATCCCGATGAAATGAAAATTATTGGTGTAGCAGAGCCAGATCAGTACCGAAATGAAAAGTACGCAACCCAACATAAAATAGAACCTCAAAATAGATTTAATACTTGGGAAGAGGTTTTTGAGCGACCAAAATTTGCCGATGCAGTAATTATATCAACACCAGACAATCTGCATTTTGCTCCCTGCATGAAAGCCCTAGAAATGGGCTACGATGTGCTGCTAGAAAAACCAATAGCACCAACCGAAAAAGAATGTAGGGCAATTTTGGCAATGGCTAAAAAGACTGGTCGTATTGTGGCGGTTTGTCATGTACTAAGATATGCGCCATATTTTGTTAAAATGAGAGAATTAATTACCAAAGGTGCCATAGGCGAAGTGGTAAGTGTACAACACCTAGAGCCTATTGAGCATTTGCACATGGCGCATTCTTACGTGCGTGGAAATTGGCATAACTCTAAAACCACTACACCTATTATTTTAGCAAAATCTTGCCACGATTTGGATATTGTAAGATGGGTAATTGATAAGCCTAGCCAGCGCATTGTGGCTATGGGTAACCTAAAGTGGTTCTGTAGCGAAAATGCACCAAAAGGTAGTACGGCAAGATGTACTGACGGCTGTGCAGTTGAAAAAGAGTGCCCATACTCGGCAATAAGGCATTATCATGACGAGCGAAAAAGACTAAGCTACTTGGATATTCCACTTAAAAACATCAGTAAAGAGGAGCAAGGTAAGTTGATTTTAGATAAGCTGAAAACCAGTAATTATGGCCGTTGTGTCTATAAAATGGATAATGACCAACCAGATCACTACGTAACGAGTATTCAATTTGCTGATGGAGTTACTGCAAGCTTGTCAATGGAGGCATTTACTTCTTATGCTGGGCGTAGAACCCGTGTAATGGGCGCCATGGGCGATTTGGTAGGAGATATGGACGAACTGGTTTACACCGACTTTAAAACGGGGAAGAAAACTACTTTTGTACCTAAGGCAGTAGATGTAGAGGGTTATAAAAATGCAGGCCATGGCGGTGGCGATATGCTGATGGTAAAAGACTTTGTACAAGCGGTGGCTACACAAAATCCTAGCTTACTTTCTTCGGATATTAGCGTTTCTATTGAAAGCCACGTAATGGGCTTTATGGCCGAAAAGAGTAGAAAAAGTAATAAAGTGGTTGATATTAAACTTTAA
- a CDS encoding DUF1543 domain-containing protein — MTEVQLKPKLYMVLLGSKAESRNVEQHDFFFGVAHSLADLVPDLRAFWPEAGKSLHIDGWREVNVVDKFRVEIVPKTEQRLPKEHHLFFINLGGYTAGRLEEQHYTQLSVCRDKAEATHLAKKAAFFKSASINGVKGANAHIDEKYGIDVDDIHRIEDIWRQNAHQGYAIKITPAANLIQDDIHLGYFRLDKL; from the coding sequence ATGACAGAAGTGCAGCTTAAACCGAAACTATATATGGTGCTTTTAGGTTCTAAAGCCGAAAGCCGTAATGTAGAGCAACATGATTTTTTCTTTGGTGTGGCTCATTCTTTGGCTGATCTGGTTCCAGATTTGCGGGCATTTTGGCCAGAAGCAGGCAAAAGTTTACATATAGACGGATGGCGTGAAGTGAATGTTGTAGATAAATTTAGGGTAGAAATAGTTCCAAAAACGGAACAAAGATTACCCAAGGAGCATCATTTGTTTTTTATTAACTTAGGTGGATACACTGCGGGTAGGTTAGAAGAACAGCACTATACACAACTATCTGTGTGTAGAGATAAGGCAGAAGCCACCCATCTAGCCAAAAAAGCTGCGTTCTTTAAATCGGCCAGCATAAACGGGGTTAAAGGAGCCAATGCACACATTGATGAGAAATATGGAATAGATGTAGATGACATCCATAGGATAGAGGATATTTGGAGGCAAAATGCCCACCAAGGTTACGCCATTAAAATAACACCAGCCGCCAATTTAATTCAAGACGATATACATTTAGGATATTTCCGTTTAGATAAGTTGTAG
- a CDS encoding FAD/NAD(P)-binding protein gives MKKNNNLTEKQIAIVGGGPSGLFMLKKIIDAGLNGVSVTVFEKGKQLGAGMPYSASGANDEHVTNVSANEIPELAQSIGEWIQQVHPHTLARFKIDLSHFHNYKVLPRLLFGEYLTDQFALIAKKAISNGIDLQISYNSKVVDILDQPAAKNVTVVLADKSSFTFDHVVLCSGHLWPKHHEGKVKGYYDSPYPPAKIKQTLNHPVAIRGASLTAIDAIRTLARAHGNYQISEQGMLQYELKDQKSKFKIVLHSREGLLPGVRFHLEESILGKESLFTPDEINIIRKANEGFVLLDLAFEEKFLKPLSQQDPAFYEKIKDLSMEDFVDEVMELRERLDAFQLFRAEYREAAQSIRRRQSVYWKELLCALSYTLNYPAKYFSAEDMLRLKKKLMPLISLLIAFVPQSSAEELLALHSAGVLDLIAVGAESKVVPKLEGGITYHYTNEQGEEKMVEYDTFVDCIGQPHLSFDDIPFPGLKERGTIAPAKLQFRVQALSNNLMEENRDIEMGVDGKYYLKVPGLAINDHFQVVDQYLALNPRIYVMAVPFIGGYNPDYSGLDFCETAATQIAKSLTMLA, from the coding sequence ATGAAAAAAAATAATAACCTAACCGAAAAGCAAATTGCCATTGTTGGTGGTGGCCCTAGTGGTCTTTTTATGCTAAAAAAGATAATAGATGCAGGTTTAAATGGTGTAAGTGTAACGGTTTTTGAAAAAGGTAAGCAACTCGGTGCAGGAATGCCCTATAGTGCAAGTGGTGCCAACGATGAGCACGTTACCAATGTTTCGGCTAATGAAATTCCAGAATTAGCGCAATCTATTGGCGAGTGGATACAGCAAGTACATCCGCATACATTAGCACGTTTTAAAATTGATTTATCGCATTTTCACAATTATAAGGTATTGCCGCGGCTACTCTTTGGAGAATACCTTACAGATCAATTTGCTTTAATTGCTAAAAAAGCGATAAGTAACGGTATAGATTTACAAATTTCTTATAACAGCAAAGTGGTAGATATTTTAGACCAACCTGCTGCCAAAAACGTAACTGTAGTGCTAGCCGATAAATCTAGTTTTACTTTCGATCATGTGGTGCTTTGCAGTGGACATTTGTGGCCTAAACACCACGAAGGCAAGGTTAAAGGTTATTACGATTCGCCTTATCCTCCGGCTAAAATAAAACAAACTTTAAACCATCCTGTGGCTATACGTGGTGCCTCGTTAACGGCAATAGATGCCATACGTACACTTGCACGAGCGCATGGCAATTACCAAATTTCGGAACAAGGCATGTTACAGTACGAACTTAAAGATCAAAAATCGAAGTTTAAGATAGTGTTACATTCTAGAGAAGGTCTACTGCCAGGAGTACGCTTTCATTTAGAAGAATCTATTTTAGGTAAAGAAAGCCTTTTCACTCCAGATGAGATTAACATCATTAGAAAAGCAAATGAGGGTTTTGTTCTTTTAGATTTGGCCTTCGAAGAAAAATTCCTGAAACCTTTGTCGCAGCAAGATCCCGCTTTCTATGAGAAAATAAAGGATTTGTCTATGGAAGATTTTGTAGATGAGGTAATGGAACTTAGGGAGCGTCTGGATGCTTTTCAGTTATTTAGGGCAGAGTATAGAGAGGCAGCCCAATCTATTCGCCGTAGGCAAAGCGTTTATTGGAAGGAATTGTTGTGTGCATTGAGCTACACACTTAATTATCCGGCAAAATATTTTTCTGCTGAAGATATGTTAAGGCTAAAGAAAAAGTTAATGCCACTTATTTCTCTGCTTATTGCTTTTGTGCCACAAAGCTCGGCAGAAGAGCTATTGGCTTTGCATAGCGCAGGGGTATTAGATTTGATTGCTGTGGGTGCAGAAAGTAAGGTGGTGCCAAAATTAGAAGGAGGGATTACCTATCATTATACCAACGAGCAGGGAGAAGAAAAAATGGTAGAATATGATACGTTTGTAGATTGTATCGGTCAGCCACATCTTTCTTTTGATGATATACCATTTCCAGGGCTTAAGGAAAGAGGAACTATTGCCCCGGCAAAGTTACAATTTAGGGTGCAAGCATTATCGAATAACTTAATGGAAGAAAACCGAGATATTGAAATGGGTGTAGATGGTAAATATTATCTTAAAGTACCAGGATTGGCCATTAATGACCATTTCCAAGTGGTAGATCAGTATTTAGCATTAAATCCCCGAATTTACGTAATGGCAGTTCCATTTATTGGTGGTTATAATCCCGATTATTCTGGTTTAGATTTTTGCGAAACAGCGGCTACGCAAATCGCCAAGAGTTTAACAATGTTGGCTTAA
- a CDS encoding phospholipase D-like domain-containing protein yields MKKLLLKLNRLFLFTLLILFGMKSAAQVNISFPEVLFTDMQTIAKGGSSNTIMNRLVALVDNTPAGQSIHISIYMINYQPLMDALKNAEARGVNLHIIVDMSRSDPQITNASSLPWLQTNLPNSEIVVTTNDVSPNAINHHKQALFSGVTTTSGLVSNVTFQTSHNFTNSDMGKIQDALVFNEADIYQAFLANWNVMKQNAASGMRVNFVYTAHDFAAINTKLAFFPRIVAGTHDGVDNILESLNAITDVANAKVRIAMSDWTDSRPAIVDKLIALRNQGATIEVYAKDAAGTQTKAKLNQLKTLGATVRIFNLSTDGQAVFNIHAKMMLIEGTWNGQANAKVILTGSHNYTDAALKTNNEVLVTLLNSPLFNAYDTYFNSFNSITPTLQLLAWNFNTLNTSGSEASFLSTHTTGGLFNATLLRGTGFRANGLSKGLGAVKDVAKNATMSTTKAMAMANEDYFEFDLSTKPGKKVSLNSLDYVVRRSSTAAPKTGAWMYVVEENGVKGEPQAITTTDITFTNGPTLNAGFQQAPVDLSQVAALQNIPFGKKVYLRLYFWGATTSTSTFGLGPYGVNNSNSVVLNGDVAEDETS; encoded by the coding sequence ATGAAAAAACTTTTACTGAAATTAAACAGGTTGTTCCTGTTTACTCTGCTCATACTCTTTGGTATGAAAAGCGCTGCACAAGTAAATATTTCCTTCCCAGAAGTGTTGTTTACCGATATGCAGACCATTGCTAAGGGTGGTTCGTCTAACACCATCATGAACAGGTTAGTTGCCTTGGTAGATAACACGCCTGCTGGTCAAAGTATTCATATCTCTATCTATATGATTAATTACCAACCTTTAATGGATGCGTTGAAAAATGCGGAGGCTAGAGGGGTAAACCTACATATTATTGTAGATATGAGCCGTTCAGATCCGCAAATAACCAATGCCAGCTCTCTGCCTTGGTTACAAACAAATTTGCCAAACTCAGAAATTGTAGTTACAACCAACGACGTTAGTCCAAACGCCATTAACCACCATAAGCAAGCCTTGTTTTCGGGGGTAACTACCACCTCAGGCTTAGTTAGCAATGTTACTTTCCAAACCTCGCATAACTTTACCAATTCTGATATGGGTAAAATTCAGGATGCGCTGGTTTTTAATGAAGCGGATATTTATCAGGCTTTTTTAGCGAATTGGAATGTAATGAAACAAAATGCAGCTTCAGGAATGCGTGTTAATTTTGTATACACCGCACATGATTTTGCTGCAATCAATACTAAATTGGCTTTTTTTCCTCGCATTGTAGCAGGCACACACGATGGGGTTGATAATATTCTTGAAAGCTTAAATGCCATTACTGATGTGGCCAATGCAAAAGTTAGGATAGCTATGTCAGATTGGACAGACTCACGTCCAGCTATTGTAGATAAATTAATTGCTCTACGTAACCAAGGTGCTACTATTGAGGTTTACGCCAAAGATGCTGCCGGTACACAAACCAAAGCTAAACTTAACCAGTTGAAAACTTTAGGTGCCACTGTACGTATCTTTAATCTATCTACAGATGGGCAGGCGGTATTTAATATTCATGCCAAAATGATGCTCATTGAAGGTACTTGGAACGGACAAGCGAATGCCAAAGTTATCCTTACCGGATCGCATAATTATACGGATGCCGCATTAAAAACCAACAACGAAGTTTTAGTTACCTTACTCAATTCTCCGTTATTTAATGCTTACGATACTTACTTCAATTCATTCAATTCCATTACACCAACGTTACAACTGCTCGCTTGGAATTTCAACACTTTAAATACATCAGGTTCTGAGGCAAGTTTCTTATCTACGCATACCACAGGTGGTTTATTTAATGCCACTTTACTTAGAGGAACAGGTTTTAGAGCTAATGGTTTATCAAAAGGCTTGGGTGCTGTGAAAGATGTGGCTAAAAATGCCACCATGAGTACCACTAAAGCTATGGCTATGGCAAACGAAGACTATTTTGAATTTGACCTAAGCACCAAGCCAGGTAAGAAAGTTTCTTTAAATAGCTTAGATTACGTAGTAAGAAGATCATCTACTGCGGCACCAAAAACTGGCGCTTGGATGTACGTAGTAGAAGAAAATGGCGTTAAAGGCGAACCTCAGGCAATCACTACTACCGATATTACTTTTACCAACGGACCTACGCTAAATGCAGGTTTTCAACAAGCTCCTGTTGATTTGTCGCAGGTTGCAGCCTTACAAAATATCCCCTTTGGTAAAAAAGTGTATTTACGCCTGTACTTTTGGGGAGCCACTACGTCAACATCTACTTTTGGTTTAGGGCCTTATGGGGTAAATAACAGCAATAGCGTTGTGTTAAACGGCGATGTTGCCGAAGACGAAACCAGCTGA
- a CDS encoding phosphodiester glycosidase family protein, whose amino-acid sequence MRQIKQQHWLLATLFLLFACKHDVVNQPSQQNPVINPVVTEENTIKSVLIKKTTLIGRVVLFQENELVKGVTAIKLAYVDQKDLPMVLFFFKVDLNQKQLVLKPLTPNGSTKYAMQSVPDMINTNTFAGLKIVGAVNSDFFNTTTGEPRSIVYLNGNAVRTILPEIRSYFGLTQSGKPLIGDYSIFAQQKTTIFDALGGYHRLVKQGLPIKQTDVSIHPRTAVGFTATNLVYFLVADGRSPNYANGLTLAQLTEIMTALEVKEAINLDGGGSSTFVVNLPKTEVQNKPSDGSPRKVANGWAICVKN is encoded by the coding sequence ATGAGGCAAATTAAACAGCAGCATTGGCTACTGGCTACTTTATTTTTACTGTTTGCTTGCAAGCACGATGTTGTAAACCAACCCAGCCAGCAAAATCCAGTAATCAATCCGGTTGTTACCGAAGAAAACACAATTAAATCCGTTCTCATTAAAAAGACTACCCTTATCGGGAGGGTAGTTCTTTTTCAAGAAAATGAGTTGGTAAAAGGAGTTACGGCAATAAAGTTGGCTTATGTAGATCAAAAAGATTTGCCAATGGTGCTGTTTTTCTTCAAGGTTGATTTAAACCAAAAACAACTGGTTTTAAAACCCTTAACCCCTAACGGAAGCACCAAATACGCCATGCAAAGTGTGCCAGATATGATAAATACCAACACATTTGCAGGACTAAAAATAGTAGGTGCCGTAAACTCCGATTTTTTTAACACCACTACCGGCGAGCCTCGAAGCATTGTTTACCTCAACGGAAATGCGGTAAGAACCATCTTGCCCGAAATTAGAAGTTACTTTGGGCTAACGCAAAGCGGAAAACCACTAATTGGCGATTATTCGATATTTGCCCAACAAAAAACTACCATTTTCGATGCACTTGGAGGCTACCACCGATTAGTTAAGCAAGGTTTGCCCATCAAACAAACAGATGTTAGCATACATCCACGTACGGCAGTAGGCTTTACGGCAACTAATTTAGTTTATTTTTTAGTAGCCGATGGACGCAGCCCAAATTATGCTAATGGATTAACATTGGCACAATTAACCGAAATAATGACGGCATTAGAGGTAAAAGAAGCCATTAATTTAGATGGGGGCGGTTCTTCTACTTTTGTAGTTAACCTCCCAAAAACCGAAGTGCAAAATAAACCTTCTGATGGCAGCCCTAGAAAGGTGGCCAATGGCTGGGCAATTTGCGTTAAAAACTAA
- a CDS encoding FecR family protein, whose product MQVKNYLNYAIEDFLEDNDFIRYVKYQRDADVQFWNGVLAQHSEKQREFDEAKIQLGVILSAVPVAIPIDLTDSLWNTIETSITQNKRKTRMVKLRNFWLGGVAACLAFFAYGGWYFSSNVTITTKYGEQKMVALPDGSKVRLNANSSISYARAFNWNTNRYVSVDGEAYFEVKHLNQNTANVKRGERFIAESNKLRVEVLGTIFNLKARPNMHQVTLVNGKVSVKAIGSGQEKILKPGDLARLGTNDRFVVNQPKSFAPQLSWTSHKILMTQTRIADVIAEFENLYGYKVILPDTAMANKRIDGTIATDSKETMLFVLKNILNVNVKQEGKNIYLEKR is encoded by the coding sequence ATGCAAGTGAAAAATTACCTTAATTATGCCATCGAAGATTTTCTTGAGGATAACGATTTTATTCGTTATGTGAAATATCAGCGAGATGCCGATGTACAATTTTGGAATGGTGTGCTAGCGCAACATAGCGAAAAACAGAGAGAATTTGACGAAGCAAAAATACAACTTGGCGTTATTTTAAGTGCGGTTCCTGTAGCCATTCCGATAGATTTAACCGATAGTTTATGGAACACTATCGAAACAAGTATTACACAAAATAAACGCAAAACAAGAATGGTTAAGTTGCGTAACTTTTGGTTGGGTGGGGTGGCCGCTTGCTTGGCTTTCTTTGCCTATGGTGGTTGGTATTTCTCTTCAAATGTTACCATTACTACCAAATATGGCGAGCAAAAAATGGTAGCCCTGCCCGATGGTTCAAAAGTTCGCTTAAATGCCAATTCATCTATCAGCTATGCTAGGGCATTTAATTGGAATACAAATCGTTATGTAAGTGTTGATGGCGAGGCCTACTTTGAAGTAAAACACCTTAATCAAAATACAGCAAATGTTAAAAGAGGCGAGCGTTTTATTGCCGAGAGTAATAAATTAAGGGTTGAGGTTTTAGGAACCATCTTTAACCTAAAAGCAAGGCCAAATATGCATCAGGTAACCTTGGTTAACGGTAAGGTAAGTGTAAAAGCAATTGGCAGCGGCCAAGAAAAAATATTGAAACCTGGTGATTTGGCCAGGCTAGGCACTAATGATAGGTTCGTGGTAAACCAACCAAAAAGTTTTGCGCCACAGCTATCGTGGACCAGCCATAAGATCTTGATGACACAAACCCGCATAGCCGATGTGATTGCCGAATTTGAGAATTTGTATGGCTATAAGGTAATACTTCCAGATACGGCTATGGCAAATAAACGAATAGACGGAACTATTGCTACCGATAGTAAAGAAACGATGCTCTTTGTACTTAAAAATATTTTAAACGTAAACGTAAAACAAGAAGGAAAAAATATTTACCTCGAAAAACGATGA
- a CDS encoding sugar phosphate isomerase/epimerase family protein has protein sequence MCNFKKYKLQIFTLIGVLLFSFSAFAQNKHKIGFSIGANALTKKKLQQISDAGIDCIETGLTAYINKDSLTFTLPEADMMKKMREIKQAANETGVEIWSIHMPYGKEIDISFLEGARRQKVIAFHQQVLKYVAILKPKVILFHPSYYLALNQREMRIQQLVKSVQELNKAVKAIKAVMVVENMLGPALLVSKGNQERPLLRTVEECLSIFKLLPDDVYAAVDLNHIAKPEQLLLALGSRVKTLHVADGDGKAERHYFPCDGKGENDWKAIFKALQTINYKGPFMYESNTKELVGYRACYNELSAL, from the coding sequence ATGTGTAATTTTAAAAAATATAAGCTTCAAATCTTTACCCTTATTGGAGTATTGTTGTTTTCGTTTTCGGCTTTTGCGCAAAACAAGCATAAAATTGGGTTTTCTATCGGCGCAAACGCACTCACTAAAAAGAAACTGCAACAAATTAGCGATGCCGGCATTGATTGTATAGAAACGGGGCTTACCGCCTACATCAACAAAGATTCGCTAACGTTTACTTTGCCCGAGGCCGATATGATGAAGAAAATGCGGGAGATTAAACAGGCCGCTAATGAAACGGGTGTAGAAATTTGGTCAATCCACATGCCTTATGGCAAAGAAATTGATATTTCCTTTTTAGAGGGAGCTCGTCGACAAAAAGTAATTGCATTTCATCAACAAGTGTTAAAGTATGTGGCCATTTTAAAGCCTAAGGTAATTTTATTTCATCCTAGCTATTATTTGGCGCTAAACCAAAGGGAAATGCGTATCCAGCAATTGGTAAAATCAGTACAAGAACTAAATAAAGCTGTAAAGGCAATTAAAGCTGTAATGGTGGTAGAAAATATGCTGGGGCCTGCATTATTGGTAAGCAAAGGAAACCAAGAAAGGCCATTGTTAAGAACAGTAGAGGAGTGCCTTTCGATATTTAAGCTGTTGCCCGATGATGTTTATGCGGCGGTAGACCTCAATCACATTGCTAAACCAGAGCAACTATTATTAGCTTTAGGTAGTAGGGTAAAAACACTACACGTAGCCGATGGCGATGGTAAGGCAGAAAGACATTACTTCCCATGCGATGGTAAAGGAGAAAATGATTGGAAAGCCATTTTTAAAGCTTTGCAAACTATCAATTACAAAGGCCCTTTTATGTACGAGAGCAATACCAAAGAGCTTGTTGGTTATCGAGCGTGTTATAACGAGCTATCTGCTTTGTAG